The following are from one region of the Actinopolyspora halophila DSM 43834 genome:
- a CDS encoding RNA polymerase sigma factor, translating into MTERGQFCGTAVLLRRVAFGDERAWRDLVDRNGGVVWGAVRAYSATRADAEDAWQATWLTLAENLHRVRDAEALSGWLVTTARRESLRLARTRRRESPAGVDGVLAGIVDDTGDPEGDALRSVLTTRLAQAFSQLSGRCQQLLRVMAVAPEASYEQISTALGMARGSIGPKKQRCLRALRERMSDLGSTEALEVTAG; encoded by the coding sequence GTGACGGAGCGGGGACAGTTCTGCGGGACGGCCGTGTTGTTGCGGCGTGTGGCGTTCGGGGACGAGCGGGCCTGGCGTGATCTGGTGGACCGAAACGGCGGTGTCGTCTGGGGAGCGGTGCGGGCTTACTCCGCCACCCGGGCGGACGCGGAGGACGCCTGGCAGGCCACCTGGCTGACCTTGGCCGAGAATCTGCACCGCGTCAGGGATGCCGAGGCGCTTTCCGGGTGGCTGGTCACCACAGCGCGTCGTGAGTCCCTGCGCCTGGCGCGAACGAGGCGGAGGGAGTCTCCGGCGGGAGTGGACGGTGTGCTGGCGGGGATCGTGGACGACACCGGCGATCCAGAGGGCGACGCGCTGCGTTCGGTGCTCACGACGCGGCTCGCACAGGCTTTCTCCCAGCTCTCCGGCCGCTGCCAGCAGCTGCTGCGGGTGATGGCCGTGGCCCCGGAAGCCAGCTACGAGCAGATCAGCACCGCGCTGGGAATGGCGCGCGGTTCGATCGGTCCGAAGAAGCAGCGTTGCCTGCGCGCACTGCGCGAGCGGATGAGCGACCTGGGCAGCACCGAGGCGCTGGAGGTGACGGCCGGATGA